The Polaribacter sp. KT25b genome contains the following window.
ATACCTTCGCTTTTTACAATTTCTCTTGATGTAAAAGCTGCTTCTTTATCAGTCACTTTTTCGTACACATCTATTACATCAAAATCTGTTGCAGTAGGAATTAAATTTTTACCTAAACCTTCAATTTTATAAGGTTTTATTTCTTTTGGATCTAACTTACCTGTTTCATGGTATTTTTTTAACACAGAACCAACAGCATCTACACCTAATATTTTAATATTCGGATTTTGCTCTTTTAAATATTTTCCTGTTCCAGAAATTGTACCTCCTGTTCCGCTTGCAACAACTAAATGCGTAATTTTACCTTCAGTTTGTTTCCAAATTTCTGGACCTGTAGATCTATAATGTGCTTCTATATTTAACTCATTAAAATATTGATTAATGTATACAGATCTCTTTGTTTCTTTGTGAATTCTTTTAGCAACTTCGTAATAAGATCTTGGATCATCTGGAGCAACGTTTGCAGGACAAATATGTACTTCTGCTCCCATTGATCTTAACATATCTATTTTATCTACAGATGATTTATCGCTTACTGCTAAAATACATCTATAGCCTTTAACAATACTTATCATTGCCAAACTAAAACCTGTATTTCCAGATGTAGTTTCTATAATTGTAAATCCTTTTTTTACAATTCCTTTTTTTTCTGCATCTTCTATAATATGTAAAGCAATTCTATCTTTTGCAGAATGCCCAGGATTAAAAGCCTCTAATTTTGCAAAGTAAGAACCTTTTAAATCTTTCGTTATGTTATTTAATTTAACGAGAGGAGTTTCTCCTACTA
Protein-coding sequences here:
- a CDS encoding PLP-dependent cysteine synthase family protein, with the translated sequence MTRNQGITENILKLVGETPLVKLNNITKDLKGSYFAKLEAFNPGHSAKDRIALHIIEDAEKKGIVKKGFTIIETTSGNTGFSLAMISIVKGYRCILAVSDKSSVDKIDMLRSMGAEVHICPANVAPDDPRSYYEVAKRIHKETKRSVYINQYFNELNIEAHYRSTGPEIWKQTEGKITHLVVASGTGGTISGTGKYLKEQNPNIKILGVDAVGSVLKKYHETGKLDPKEIKPYKIEGLGKNLIPTATDFDVIDVYEKVTDKEAAFTSREIVKSEGIFPGYTSGAVLQAARQYADSGMFDDESFVVLIFPDHGSRYMNKIYNDSWMKKQGFL